A single window of Leptospira semungkisensis DNA harbors:
- a CDS encoding 7TM diverse intracellular signaling domain-containing protein, whose product MISISGKELSFSLGANEHIKNITPELFVWEKQDTNQFPPSVNSSKGWKKLGLNALNFNFSKRAYWIKFRIKFRTEIRENIYFVLRWKAHDLAELYTPNGIAPIQRVGDSLSKSNWPVKTVLYPTLLLQGDPGEEKEYLVRLKSESIMSFPIEIMDEAGVRSNLAIETGLFSLSACLYGMLIFVALLYYRATGYKEFLLYTGYAFCMGASYDVNYGNAIEIFWEDSPLWAEKINYFFFNLGGAFGFYFIRRFLDMKTFLPWVDRALLLFSTVLAITLPLIFTMDTIAYLTRINEVIYVISIPMIMISGIYLRGRGNKKLNLFLVSWGLYMTLGYISIFYYMGYLEYGFFTVYSVPLFFPADLLILLYNIVQKYSKNIEEKNSLLEALSEFINKPRYVRSKISGLDVDESLNALESLMNQEKLFQQEEITIQLVANRIRLSTHQLSELLNSRLGMGFAAYINSKRIEEAKRLLHTGEDNILNIAFIVGFGSKTSFNVEFKKSTGLTPKQYKTVMQKSI is encoded by the coding sequence ATGATTTCCATTTCAGGAAAGGAACTCTCGTTCAGTCTAGGAGCGAACGAGCATATTAAAAACATAACGCCCGAATTATTTGTTTGGGAGAAGCAAGACACAAATCAATTTCCGCCTTCAGTTAATTCTTCCAAAGGTTGGAAGAAGCTGGGTTTAAACGCCTTAAATTTCAATTTTTCTAAAAGAGCATATTGGATAAAATTCAGAATTAAGTTTCGGACTGAAATTCGGGAAAATATTTATTTCGTCCTACGTTGGAAGGCTCATGATTTAGCCGAATTGTATACCCCAAATGGGATAGCACCTATCCAAAGAGTCGGTGATTCATTATCTAAATCTAATTGGCCTGTAAAAACTGTTCTCTATCCGACCTTGCTATTGCAGGGGGATCCAGGAGAAGAAAAGGAATATCTGGTCCGACTGAAATCCGAATCCATCATGTCTTTTCCGATCGAGATCATGGATGAGGCCGGTGTCCGATCCAATCTGGCGATAGAGACAGGACTTTTTTCTTTATCTGCATGTTTGTATGGAATGTTGATCTTTGTGGCACTTCTTTATTATAGGGCCACAGGATATAAGGAATTTTTGTTATACACCGGCTATGCGTTTTGCATGGGCGCATCCTACGATGTAAATTATGGAAATGCGATAGAGATATTTTGGGAAGATAGCCCGCTTTGGGCAGAAAAGATAAATTACTTTTTCTTTAACTTGGGTGGAGCCTTCGGATTCTATTTTATCAGAAGATTTTTAGATATGAAGACATTCTTGCCTTGGGTGGACAGAGCTCTTCTTTTATTTTCAACAGTACTTGCGATTACACTTCCTTTGATATTTACTATGGATACGATTGCGTATCTGACTAGGATCAATGAAGTCATTTATGTGATCTCAATCCCTATGATCATGATTTCCGGGATCTATTTGCGGGGAAGGGGCAATAAGAAACTCAATCTCTTTTTGGTTTCTTGGGGATTGTATATGACCCTCGGATATATTAGTATTTTCTACTATATGGGGTATTTAGAATACGGTTTCTTTACTGTCTATTCAGTGCCTCTTTTTTTTCCTGCGGATTTGCTGATCCTTCTCTATAATATAGTGCAGAAGTATTCTAAGAATATTGAGGAGAAGAATAGCCTTTTAGAGGCTTTGAGCGAGTTCATTAATAAACCCAGATATGTTCGCTCTAAGATCTCCGGATTGGACGTGGACGAATCTCTGAATGCCTTGGAATCCTTGATGAATCAGGAAAAACTCTTTCAGCAAGAGGAGATTACGATCCAGCTTGTGGCGAATCGAATCAGACTTAGTACTCATCAACTTTCGGAACTTTTGAATTCTAGATTAGGGATGGGATTTGCTGCCTATATCAATTCAAAGAGGATAGAAGAGGCAAAACGTCTTCTGCATACCGGAGAAGATAATATTCTAAATATCGCATTTATTGTGGGATTTGGATCCAAGACTTCTTTCAATGTGGAATTTAAGAAGTCTACAGGACTTACTCCGAAACAATACAAAACCGTAATGCAGAAATCGATATAA
- a CDS encoding pyridoxal phosphate-dependent aminotransferase: MNQEEVPPFSKRFEFHSGENELYSLVKKYKEAKEDWIDLTVSNPTKARMIYPSEAILHSLSKPGGMEYDPDPKGILSAREAVSLYYEERGLDFSPDDLFLTSSSSEAYSYLIKLLCDPGDQVLIPSPGYPLFEFISMMDSAEFDSYELEEGSDWKINFADLESKISTKTKILFVVSPNNPTGNILSIDEFKKLKSLAKKNQFAIVIDEVFIDYTEDSSLQKIDPSDSDIPIFIVNGISKILALPQMKLSWIHVSGPSRWKSECKERLEIISDTYLSVGTPIQLALSELLQWRKMIQGQVQRRIQRNLQILETHLKDHHNIKFQSPQGGWYSILQSDLWNQDEDFCLQLLKEEKVLIHSGSMFGFKEGSGFIVLSLIVENEILEEGLDRLVRFSQKLK, encoded by the coding sequence ATGAATCAGGAAGAAGTTCCTCCTTTTAGTAAAAGATTCGAATTTCATTCCGGAGAAAATGAGCTCTACTCTCTTGTAAAAAAATACAAGGAAGCAAAAGAAGATTGGATCGATCTTACTGTTTCCAATCCTACCAAAGCTAGGATGATTTATCCTTCCGAGGCAATCCTTCATTCTCTTAGCAAACCGGGAGGAATGGAATATGATCCGGATCCGAAAGGAATTCTATCCGCAAGAGAAGCTGTCTCTTTGTACTACGAAGAGAGAGGCCTAGATTTTTCACCAGATGATCTATTCTTAACATCTTCTTCTTCGGAAGCATATTCTTATTTGATCAAATTGCTTTGCGATCCGGGAGATCAGGTATTGATCCCGAGTCCAGGTTATCCATTATTCGAATTCATCTCCATGATGGATTCTGCAGAATTCGATTCTTATGAATTGGAAGAAGGTTCCGATTGGAAGATCAACTTTGCCGATCTTGAGTCAAAGATCTCTACCAAGACAAAGATCTTATTTGTTGTTTCTCCTAATAATCCGACTGGAAACATTCTCTCTATAGATGAATTCAAAAAGCTGAAATCTTTGGCCAAAAAGAATCAATTTGCGATTGTGATCGATGAAGTATTCATAGATTATACTGAAGATTCTTCTCTGCAAAAGATAGATCCGAGTGACTCTGATATTCCCATCTTTATTGTGAATGGGATCTCTAAGATACTTGCTCTTCCTCAAATGAAACTCTCCTGGATCCATGTATCCGGCCCTTCTCGCTGGAAATCGGAATGCAAAGAAAGATTAGAGATCATTTCTGATACCTATCTTTCAGTAGGAACTCCTATCCAATTGGCTCTATCTGAATTGTTGCAATGGAGAAAAATGATCCAAGGTCAGGTCCAGAGAAGGATCCAAAGAAATCTACAAATCTTAGAGACTCATCTTAAAGATCATCATAACATCAAATTCCAAAGCCCGCAAGGAGGATGGTATTCCATCTTACAATCGGATCTATGGAACCAAGACGAAGACTTTTGTTTACAACTTCTAAAAGAAGAAAAGGTATTAATTCATTCCGGCTCTATGTTCGGCTTTAAAGAAGGATCCGGATTTATCGTGCTCAGCTTAATCGTTGAAAACGAAATATTAGAAGAAGGTTTGGATCGACTGGTCCGATTTTCACAAAAACTGAAATAA
- a CDS encoding DUF2905 domain-containing protein: protein MEPLGKTFLWIGALFLILGAFFVFGSKIPFISSLGNLPGDLKIEKENFRFYFPFATSILISIVLSFLLYIWNRLVH from the coding sequence ATGGAACCGCTTGGTAAAACATTCCTTTGGATCGGCGCTCTCTTTCTGATACTCGGAGCATTCTTCGTTTTCGGCTCCAAAATCCCATTCATATCTTCTCTCGGAAATCTACCCGGTGATCTCAAAATAGAGAAAGAAAATTTCAGATTCTATTTCCCTTTTGCCACTTCTATTCTGATCAGCATCGTGCTTTCCTTTCTTCTTTATATCTGGAACCGTCTGGTTCATTAA
- a CDS encoding FAD-dependent oxidoreductase, with amino-acid sequence MSGKIFEWKNLGESKEIRTEVLVIGTGCGGATIAYELAKAGKKVTLVEEGGYYHTGTFDNHELNMAGKVSAERNMGTTADGTINIVYGKNVGGASVHYWADSYRTPKDRLELWKDKFGVLGHGPEDLEPFWKELDETLNVHPAKEENFNRMSQLVRKASKELGWEGSPVPQARKNCQKSGHCMQGCMFGAKQSQLITHIPMAIALGADLFADTKALELEMQGDKVVGLQAAVIDRPSQKESEVRLNFKADTVIVAAGGFGSSTFLLRNGFKKKLPALGEFLAINPSPFVHALYKEPIIQWRNIPSAYGVEEFRLARFNGGIYKEGGYLLMANQLQPGAIGALVPSFGKEHFEVMKELPRLGGTIGWIDDPESELGRIEIKSGGKREVQYDFGTLTKEILRDCIRKQVLLNFKAGAEKVILPDLKRTTLNKVEEISAVDSLPLSPASMAMAAPHPAGGCRMGLDPKNSVVDWKHKVHGISNLFVSDSSVFPTAVSVDPSYTIMAFSKRAAQFIAEKKA; translated from the coding sequence ATGTCGGGTAAGATTTTCGAATGGAAAAATCTAGGAGAATCCAAGGAGATCCGCACCGAAGTGCTAGTTATCGGAACAGGCTGCGGGGGCGCTACGATTGCCTATGAGCTCGCAAAGGCAGGAAAGAAAGTCACTCTCGTAGAAGAAGGCGGTTATTATCATACAGGCACCTTCGACAATCATGAATTGAATATGGCGGGGAAGGTCTCTGCCGAACGGAATATGGGCACCACCGCCGACGGTACGATCAATATCGTTTACGGAAAAAACGTAGGAGGAGCCTCGGTCCACTATTGGGCGGACAGTTATAGAACGCCTAAAGATAGATTGGAATTATGGAAGGACAAATTCGGAGTCTTAGGACATGGTCCTGAAGACTTGGAGCCTTTCTGGAAAGAGTTAGACGAAACACTGAACGTTCATCCTGCCAAAGAAGAAAATTTCAATAGAATGAGCCAGTTAGTCCGCAAGGCTTCTAAAGAATTAGGATGGGAAGGAAGTCCTGTTCCCCAAGCCAGAAAGAATTGCCAGAAGTCTGGACATTGCATGCAAGGATGCATGTTTGGAGCGAAACAAAGTCAACTCATCACTCATATTCCGATGGCGATCGCTTTAGGTGCTGACCTATTTGCGGATACCAAAGCACTCGAATTAGAAATGCAAGGTGATAAAGTCGTAGGATTGCAAGCTGCAGTGATCGACAGACCTTCTCAAAAAGAATCCGAAGTGAGACTGAACTTTAAGGCGGACACAGTAATAGTCGCAGCCGGTGGATTCGGAAGTTCTACCTTCCTTCTTCGTAACGGATTTAAGAAGAAGTTACCCGCGCTGGGAGAATTTCTTGCGATCAATCCTTCTCCTTTCGTTCATGCATTGTACAAGGAACCGATCATACAATGGAGAAATATTCCCTCAGCATACGGAGTAGAAGAATTCAGATTAGCTCGCTTCAACGGGGGAATATACAAAGAAGGCGGATACTTGCTTATGGCAAATCAGCTCCAACCGGGAGCGATAGGCGCGCTTGTTCCCAGCTTCGGAAAAGAACATTTCGAAGTAATGAAGGAGCTCCCACGTTTAGGAGGAACCATCGGTTGGATAGATGATCCTGAGTCCGAGCTTGGAAGAATAGAAATCAAGTCCGGAGGAAAACGAGAAGTCCAATATGATTTTGGAACTCTTACCAAAGAGATCCTAAGGGATTGCATTCGTAAACAAGTGCTTTTGAATTTCAAAGCAGGCGCGGAGAAGGTAATTCTTCCCGATCTAAAACGGACCACATTAAACAAGGTCGAAGAAATCTCTGCAGTGGATTCACTTCCATTGAGTCCTGCATCCATGGCGATGGCAGCTCCTCACCCGGCAGGAGGATGCAGAATGGGACTCGATCCTAAGAATTCTGTGGTGGACTGGAAACATAAGGTCCATGGGATCTCAAATTTATTCGTAAGCGATTCGAGCGTTTTCCCCACTGCCGTTTCGGTGGATCCAAGCTATACGATTATGGCATTCTCAAAGCGAGCCGCTCAGTTCATTGCGGAGAAGAAAGCGTGA
- a CDS encoding ferredoxin encodes MADKNDKVPENAPGKYYIDNSCVPCNDCLEEAPTLLKYTDDESKVFFHRQPASPEEAIAARKAMEICPVEAIGSDGE; translated from the coding sequence ATGGCAGATAAGAACGACAAGGTTCCGGAAAACGCACCGGGAAAATATTATATCGATAATAGCTGCGTTCCTTGCAACGATTGCTTAGAAGAAGCTCCGACCCTTCTTAAATATACCGACGATGAGTCCAAGGTTTTCTTTCATAGACAACCTGCCTCCCCTGAAGAGGCGATTGCCGCTCGTAAGGCAATGGAAATCTGTCCGGTAGAAGCAATAGGCAGCGACGGAGAATAA
- a CDS encoding PAS domain-containing sensor histidine kinase, protein MDQIPQQEEIRLSQGTDLYKTLVEKSRELICLHDKEGIYLYVNPAIEDLTGFKPEDLIGRSPYEFIHPDDKERIRLEAHEPAKSGRPTIATQYRFLRKDGTYVWFQTLTQPIENEKGEIIYLNTASRDVTSQVHLTENLQQEKKFSSLMAELAKVGAWESNVETGTVYWSTEIYKILERDPSLGIDRETVYHKYSYPEDRERLREQNMRAYLQGESYSVEHRMLTESGRVIWVRTQGKPTYVDGRIVGVYGAMQDITLSKLVEEEIRLSEKKFSEAFHSSGNGIILLDKSGFFLEVNQSFAKMLGYQPEELLFKGFQDVTYHEDINIGASAFQKIITGEKNTAQFAKRYVHKKGHIVWVFITGVAVRKDSGELMFIVSQIQDISRKRILENVLREKNARLRSIGNHLKERISQLEEFNQIVSHNMRSPIGNISTLVKFLEESQTEVEKQEYMDYLKKTSDQLLTTLNEIVEVIKIRQSPKVTSEELSFESVFSRVKSMFFGQIVEYGAEVIADFSESPSIIYPSVYLESIFLNMLSNSLKYRSETESPKIRFRTYWLNGNHILEVEDNGLGIDLKKHGDQIFKLHKRFHRDTEGRGVGLFMTKNQIESLGGEIHVESIPGKGAKFIIHLSRANEFTI, encoded by the coding sequence ATGGATCAAATTCCGCAACAAGAAGAAATTCGCCTTAGCCAAGGTACGGATTTATATAAAACCCTCGTAGAGAAGAGTCGTGAATTGATTTGCCTTCATGATAAAGAAGGGATCTATCTCTATGTTAATCCTGCGATCGAAGACCTTACCGGTTTTAAACCGGAAGATCTGATTGGTCGTAGTCCTTACGAGTTTATTCATCCGGATGATAAAGAAAGAATCAGACTAGAAGCTCATGAGCCCGCAAAATCAGGACGCCCGACCATCGCAACTCAGTATCGCTTTTTGAGAAAGGATGGAACTTATGTTTGGTTTCAGACACTTACCCAACCGATAGAGAACGAAAAAGGCGAGATCATTTATCTGAATACTGCTTCAAGAGATGTAACTTCTCAAGTGCATCTAACGGAGAATCTCCAGCAAGAAAAGAAGTTTTCGTCTCTCATGGCGGAACTTGCAAAAGTCGGGGCCTGGGAATCCAATGTAGAAACAGGAACAGTTTACTGGTCCACAGAGATTTATAAGATCTTAGAAAGAGATCCGAGTTTAGGCATAGATAGAGAAACCGTTTATCATAAATACAGTTATCCTGAAGATAGAGAACGTTTAAGAGAACAAAATATGCGCGCCTATCTACAAGGTGAATCCTATTCTGTGGAGCATCGAATGCTTACTGAATCGGGAAGAGTAATATGGGTTCGCACTCAAGGAAAACCTACGTACGTGGACGGACGCATCGTTGGAGTTTACGGAGCGATGCAAGACATCACTCTCTCCAAGCTTGTAGAAGAAGAAATCCGATTGAGTGAGAAGAAATTCTCCGAAGCGTTTCACAGTTCCGGGAATGGGATCATACTCTTGGACAAAAGCGGTTTCTTCTTAGAGGTCAATCAGTCCTTTGCAAAGATGCTTGGTTATCAACCCGAAGAACTTTTGTTCAAGGGCTTTCAAGATGTGACGTATCACGAAGATATCAATATTGGCGCGAGTGCCTTTCAGAAAATTATCACCGGAGAAAAAAATACTGCTCAATTCGCAAAACGTTATGTACATAAAAAAGGTCATATAGTTTGGGTATTCATCACCGGGGTTGCGGTAAGAAAGGACTCGGGAGAATTGATGTTTATCGTTTCTCAAATCCAAGATATTTCTCGTAAGCGCATTCTAGAAAACGTCCTAAGAGAAAAGAACGCTCGTCTTAGATCTATTGGGAATCATTTGAAAGAAAGAATCTCTCAGTTAGAGGAATTCAATCAGATCGTATCTCATAATATGAGATCCCCGATAGGGAATATTTCTACTCTAGTTAAATTTTTAGAAGAGTCCCAGACCGAAGTAGAAAAACAGGAATACATGGATTATCTGAAGAAGACTTCAGACCAATTACTTACAACATTAAACGAAATCGTAGAAGTAATCAAGATCCGTCAGAGTCCTAAGGTCACTTCGGAAGAATTGTCTTTCGAGTCCGTATTTTCTAGAGTTAAGTCCATGTTTTTCGGACAAATCGTGGAATATGGAGCAGAAGTGATCGCCGATTTCTCCGAATCGCCTTCTATCATTTATCCTTCGGTATACTTGGAGAGCATATTCTTGAATATGCTTTCTAATTCTTTGAAGTATAGATCCGAGACCGAAAGCCCGAAAATCCGTTTCAGGACATATTGGCTGAACGGAAATCATATTTTAGAAGTGGAGGATAACGGATTAGGAATTGACTTAAAAAAACATGGGGATCAGATATTTAAATTACATAAGAGATTTCACCGCGATACTGAAGGTAGAGGGGTCGGTTTGTTTATGACAAAAAATCAAATCGAATCCTTGGGCGGAGAAATCCATGTAGAAAGTATTCCCGGAAAGGGCGCTAAGTTCATAATCCATTTATCGAGAGCAAATGAATTTACTATCTAA
- a CDS encoding response regulator, which yields MNLLSKKQKLLLVDDDAIFVEIAKRTIEKTGAVESLQVFPDGEGAISFLKEHKSEPDIIPDFIFLDINMPFMDGWQFLDEYANFVNSLIKKPAIYMVSSSVDDSDLRRAKEIPLVRDYIIKPVSLDSFKKILNNEAI from the coding sequence ATGAATTTACTATCTAAGAAACAAAAACTCTTGCTCGTAGATGACGATGCAATCTTTGTTGAGATCGCCAAGAGAACGATCGAAAAGACTGGAGCAGTCGAAAGCTTGCAAGTATTTCCGGATGGAGAAGGTGCCATCAGTTTCTTAAAGGAACATAAGAGCGAGCCGGATATCATCCCAGATTTTATATTCTTGGATATCAATATGCCTTTCATGGATGGCTGGCAATTCTTGGACGAATATGCAAACTTCGTGAATTCGCTTATCAAAAAGCCCGCAATTTATATGGTCAGTTCTTCAGTAGATGATTCGGATCTAAGAAGAGCAAAAGAGATTCCTTTGGTCAGGGATTATATTATTAAGCCTGTCTCTCTGGATTCGTTTAAGAAAATCTTAAATAACGAAGCCATTTAA
- a CDS encoding NADP-dependent isocitrate dehydrogenase → MTAKKKIAVAKGDGIGPEIMDSTLRILEAAGAKIEPVFIDIGEQVYKKGHSAGIEPSAWDILRETKVFFKAPITTPQGGGYKSLNVTVRTTLGLFANVRPCISLYPYVDTKHPKLDVVIVRENEEDLYTGIEHKQTSDTVQCLKLISRPGSEKIIRYAFEYAKAYGRKKVTAMVKDNIMKQSDGLFHEVFKEIAKDYPDLEAASEIIDIGAAHLAERPQTYDVVVTLNLYGDIISDIVAQVAGSVGMAGSANIGEVVSMFEAIHGSAPDIAGKNMANPSGLLNAAVMMLVHIGQPDIAAKVQNAWLLTIEEGIHTGDIFKAGVSRIKVGTKEFADAVIGNLGHLPEKFKPVSFGKAKAIHIPEYKRVALQKELVGVDVFLDWAPGTPDELGKKLGTISGDLKLRMITNRGVKVYPNGAPETFLTDHWRCRFVSSNTADGEIGDNYAGIQAEQVAKLLLRIAEAGLDSVQTENLYKFQGKRAFSLGGGE, encoded by the coding sequence ATGACCGCTAAAAAGAAAATCGCAGTAGCGAAAGGGGACGGCATCGGTCCCGAAATAATGGACTCTACTCTGCGAATTCTCGAAGCTGCCGGCGCAAAAATAGAACCTGTCTTTATCGATATCGGAGAACAAGTCTATAAAAAAGGCCATAGCGCCGGAATAGAACCTTCTGCCTGGGATATATTAAGAGAAACGAAAGTATTCTTTAAGGCTCCGATCACTACTCCTCAAGGTGGAGGTTACAAGAGTTTAAACGTAACAGTGAGAACCACATTAGGTCTATTTGCCAATGTTCGCCCATGTATTTCCCTTTATCCTTATGTTGATACCAAGCATCCAAAACTCGATGTGGTAATCGTAAGAGAGAATGAAGAAGATCTTTATACCGGGATCGAGCACAAGCAAACCTCCGATACTGTTCAATGTCTCAAATTAATCTCTCGACCTGGCTCTGAAAAGATCATCCGTTATGCGTTCGAGTATGCTAAGGCGTATGGTAGAAAGAAAGTAACCGCCATGGTCAAAGACAATATCATGAAGCAGTCTGACGGATTATTTCACGAGGTATTCAAAGAGATCGCGAAAGATTATCCCGATTTAGAAGCTGCTAGTGAGATCATCGATATAGGCGCAGCTCACCTTGCGGAAAGACCTCAGACTTACGACGTGGTTGTGACCTTGAATTTATACGGAGATATCATTTCAGATATCGTCGCTCAAGTTGCAGGTTCAGTAGGAATGGCAGGCTCTGCAAATATTGGCGAAGTAGTTTCTATGTTTGAAGCCATTCATGGATCCGCTCCCGACATCGCAGGAAAGAATATGGCAAACCCAAGCGGTCTATTGAACGCAGCAGTCATGATGCTAGTTCATATTGGTCAACCTGACATAGCAGCCAAGGTCCAAAATGCTTGGCTTTTAACAATTGAAGAAGGGATCCATACAGGAGATATTTTCAAGGCGGGAGTCAGCCGGATCAAAGTAGGAACTAAGGAATTCGCAGATGCAGTCATCGGAAACCTAGGACACCTACCCGAGAAATTTAAACCTGTTTCTTTCGGAAAAGCAAAAGCCATCCACATTCCGGAATACAAAAGAGTCGCTCTGCAAAAAGAATTAGTAGGAGTAGATGTGTTCTTGGACTGGGCTCCTGGAACTCCTGACGAGCTAGGCAAAAAACTGGGCACGATCTCAGGAGATTTAAAACTAAGAATGATCACAAATCGAGGAGTGAAGGTATATCCGAACGGAGCGCCGGAAACTTTCCTTACGGATCATTGGAGATGTAGGTTTGTGAGTTCCAACACTGCAGACGGAGAAATAGGGGATAATTATGCCGGCATCCAAGCGGAGCAGGTAGCCAAATTATTATTAAGAATCGCAGAAGCAGGACTAGATAGTGTGCAGACAGAAAATCTGTACAAATTCCAAGGCAAGAGAGCCTTCTCCTTGGGTGGTGGTGAATAA
- a CDS encoding molybdopterin molybdotransferase MoeA, which translates to MISSQEAIKLIESSAAKSEIISVPLEHSSGKVLREKILADRDYPPFNRATMDGFALRSQGFSKERIYSYERELHAGESFSLKEGEEAIRIMTGAPVPSGFDLVIKVEDSVDQGISEGKKQVRFETDKTSSFANIAIQGEDLKTGEEILLEGTEINTAIFSLLASLGRSQVQISKLPKVRIISTGNEIVGIEEIPKPWQIRDSNSYSIRSLLQKYGIVPESIVRVGDDISLLENAVQQGLDSDILILSGGVSMGNLDLVPKVLQSKGVQEIFHKVRIKPGKPVWFGMKGKQAVFGLPGNPFSVQVCFRIFVESYIRKFLCLPTESPLLLPFLGERKKKNQLTEFFPVRLERKQTTVLTENKTNGSGDIRAGIFSDGLAVQFSDKEKIQDGELLEFYPWN; encoded by the coding sequence TTGATCTCCTCACAAGAAGCAATCAAACTAATAGAATCTTCCGCAGCTAAGAGCGAGATCATTTCAGTTCCATTGGAACATTCTTCCGGCAAAGTATTAAGAGAGAAGATACTTGCGGACCGCGATTACCCTCCTTTCAACAGAGCAACCATGGATGGATTCGCACTTCGTTCCCAAGGATTTTCCAAAGAAAGAATCTATTCGTACGAAAGAGAATTGCATGCAGGCGAATCCTTCTCCTTGAAAGAAGGAGAAGAAGCGATCCGTATCATGACAGGAGCCCCTGTTCCGAGCGGATTCGATCTAGTGATTAAGGTAGAAGATTCTGTGGATCAGGGAATCTCCGAAGGAAAAAAGCAGGTTCGTTTCGAAACAGATAAGACTTCTTCTTTCGCAAATATAGCGATCCAAGGAGAAGATCTAAAAACCGGAGAAGAAATCCTTCTCGAAGGAACAGAGATCAATACTGCTATTTTTTCTCTTCTCGCTTCTTTAGGAAGAAGCCAGGTACAAATATCAAAACTTCCTAAAGTACGGATCATCTCTACCGGAAACGAAATCGTAGGGATCGAAGAAATCCCGAAACCTTGGCAGATCAGAGATTCCAATTCATATTCTATACGGTCCCTTCTTCAAAAATATGGAATCGTCCCTGAGTCGATCGTTAGGGTTGGCGATGATATTTCACTCTTAGAAAATGCAGTACAACAAGGTCTAGACTCCGACATACTTATTCTGTCCGGTGGAGTCTCCATGGGAAATCTAGACTTGGTTCCTAAAGTTCTACAAAGTAAAGGAGTACAAGAGATCTTTCACAAGGTTAGGATCAAACCTGGCAAACCGGTCTGGTTTGGAATGAAAGGTAAGCAAGCAGTCTTTGGTCTTCCAGGCAATCCATTTAGCGTGCAAGTTTGCTTTCGTATTTTCGTAGAATCGTATATTCGAAAATTTCTATGTCTCCCGACAGAGTCTCCCCTTCTTCTTCCATTCTTAGGAGAAAGAAAGAAGAAGAATCAGCTCACCGAATTCTTTCCCGTTCGACTAGAAAGAAAACAAACCACGGTCTTAACTGAAAACAAAACCAATGGCAGTGGAGATATTCGTGCTGGAATTTTCTCCGATGGTCTTGCGGTCCAATTTTCGGACAAAGAAAAAATCCAAGATGGAGAACTTTTAGAATTCTATCCGTGGAATTAA
- the cobA gene encoding uroporphyrinogen-III C-methyltransferase, translating into MKSSLGKVYLVGAGPGNPDLLTIRAVKLLRKADVILYDDLVSGEVLKYCRKSAILEYVGKRIGQHSCQQDEINRKLSGFAQEYSNIVRLKGGDPSIYGRAGEEVEHLASLGIECEMVAGVTTASGAASSLGIPLTHRDYAREILFLSGHKKTGKNSESFEDLNLEGKTALVYMGLNSLEDIREKLLSSGNSESTPIAFIENATTPKQRVILATLGDCTVKAKDFDIKTPSLLILGEIVRFYIELERIKEEGKNLLLSDLKT; encoded by the coding sequence ATGAAATCCTCTTTGGGAAAGGTTTATTTAGTAGGAGCTGGTCCGGGAAATCCGGATCTTCTTACTATACGCGCGGTAAAATTACTTCGAAAGGCAGACGTGATACTGTACGATGATCTAGTCTCAGGCGAAGTTTTGAAGTATTGCAGAAAATCCGCAATCTTAGAATACGTAGGTAAACGGATTGGACAGCATAGCTGCCAACAAGACGAAATCAACCGAAAGCTTTCAGGGTTTGCACAAGAATATTCTAATATAGTAAGACTGAAAGGCGGAGATCCTTCGATCTACGGAAGAGCGGGAGAAGAGGTGGAACATCTCGCCTCTCTCGGCATTGAATGCGAGATGGTGGCGGGAGTCACTACTGCCTCCGGTGCTGCTTCTAGTTTGGGAATTCCATTAACTCATCGGGACTATGCGAGGGAGATCCTATTCTTATCCGGTCACAAGAAAACCGGAAAGAATTCCGAGAGTTTTGAAGACCTGAATCTAGAAGGCAAAACCGCTCTCGTTTACATGGGATTGAACAGTCTGGAAGATATTCGAGAAAAGCTTCTTTCCTCCGGGAATTCTGAATCTACTCCGATCGCATTTATCGAAAATGCAACGACTCCCAAACAGAGGGTCATTCTCGCGACCTTAGGAGATTGCACGGTCAAAGCCAAGGATTTTGATATAAAAACGCCTTCTCTATTGATTTTGGGCGAAATCGTCCGCTTTTATATCGAGCTCGAAAGGATCAAGGAAGAGGGAAAGAACCTTCTTCTATCCGATCTCAAGACTTAA